The following proteins are co-located in the Victivallis lenta genome:
- the prfB gene encoding peptide chain release factor 2, with product MSIDELRQAEGELKSRIEHLHEFLHIDDRKAEMAELEAKMSAPDFWNDKESAQNTVSQLSACRNLLEPFRKLESEIEDYSVALELAGEDEEFLKETEIAYRRLLKSLDRMEIMSFLSGKFDRNNLYFSVHAGAGGTESCDWASMLLRMYRRFFERRGWKDEVIDLQPGEEAGVKSATLHVTGEFAYGYMKGEKGVHRLVRISPFDSNARRHTSFVSVDVFPELDDDIDIEIDETQLRIDTYRSSGAGGQHVNTTDSAIRITHLPTGIVVCCQNERSQHKNRATAMKMLKAKLYEYEEEKRRSEADAIRGEKMENGWGSQIRSYVLQPYQMVKDLRTEVETSNTAGVLDGEIDEFIEAFLKAKK from the coding sequence ATGAGCATCGACGAATTGCGTCAGGCGGAAGGCGAGCTCAAGAGCCGGATCGAGCATCTGCACGAGTTCCTGCACATCGACGACCGCAAAGCCGAGATGGCGGAACTTGAAGCGAAAATGTCCGCGCCGGATTTCTGGAACGACAAGGAGTCCGCGCAGAACACGGTCTCCCAGCTCTCCGCCTGCCGGAATTTGCTCGAGCCGTTCCGCAAGCTCGAGTCGGAGATCGAAGATTACTCGGTCGCCCTCGAGCTGGCCGGCGAGGACGAAGAGTTCCTCAAGGAGACCGAAATCGCCTACCGGAGACTGCTGAAGTCGCTGGACCGGATGGAGATCATGAGCTTTCTCTCCGGCAAGTTCGACCGGAACAACCTCTACTTCTCGGTGCATGCCGGTGCCGGCGGCACCGAGTCATGCGACTGGGCCAGCATGCTGCTGCGCATGTACCGCCGCTTCTTCGAACGGCGCGGCTGGAAGGACGAAGTCATCGACCTTCAGCCCGGCGAAGAGGCCGGCGTCAAAAGCGCGACGCTGCATGTGACGGGGGAATTCGCCTACGGCTATATGAAGGGGGAAAAGGGCGTGCACCGGCTGGTCCGCATCTCCCCGTTCGACAGCAACGCGCGGCGCCACACGAGTTTCGTCTCGGTCGACGTCTTCCCGGAGCTCGACGACGACATCGATATCGAGATCGATGAAACCCAGCTGCGGATCGACACCTACCGTTCGAGCGGCGCGGGCGGCCAGCACGTGAACACGACCGACTCGGCCATCCGCATCACCCACCTGCCGACCGGCATCGTGGTCTGCTGCCAGAACGAGCGTTCTCAGCATAAGAACCGCGCCACCGCGATGAAGATGCTGAAAGCCAAACTCTACGAATACGAAGAGGAGAAGCGCCGCAGCGAAGCCGACGCGATCCGCGGCGAAAAGATGGAGAACGGCTGGGGCAGCCAGATCCGCAGTTACGTGCTGCAGCCCTACCAGATGGTGAAGGACCTCCGTACCGAGGTCGAAACCAGCAACACGGCCGGCGTGCTCGACGGAGAGATCGACGAATTCATCGAAGCCTTCCTGAAAGCGAAAAAGTAA
- a CDS encoding proline--tRNA ligase produces MRMSQLVGRRIKEDPKDAKTVSHKFLIRGGYVRPVSAGIYSLLPVGKRIVAKIEKIIREEMNRVDGQEVLMPVVLPAELWQESGRYESVGSELLRFKDRNDKPMLLAMTHEEGITHLVRTEINSYKQLPVMLYQIQTKYRDEARPRAGLIRVREFTMKDAYSFHTDQADLEKYYVRCHEAYVRIFRRLGMKNVLSIEANSGMMGGKVSHEFMAICDCGEDTVITNSDHSYRANREIAVAAWKFDKGEPLPLEKVHTPGAKTIEEVADFLGVKAENTGKAVFYQDARTGELVFVLIRGDFEVNETKLGNAVRIPELKFADDAAILAAGAVPGFASPVGIDGKKVRIVIDRSAAESGNLVVGANETGYHYKNFNFDRDMAGAECLVADIATVREGDPCPLTGEPLVFSRGIEVGNIFQLGTKYTESMHCEYLDRDGKARPMVMGCYGIGVGRAMAAVIEQSSDEYGPIWPLSIAPYQVQICAVNPGKDNVGEVCEKLYADLQAAGIEVLYDDRGEKAGSMFSDADLLGIPFRLVVSPKTLADGQAEFKLRGSRDAERIAVEEAIPLLKRKIEAENAKYL; encoded by the coding sequence ATGAGAATGAGTCAACTGGTGGGGCGCCGGATCAAGGAAGATCCGAAAGACGCCAAGACGGTCAGTCACAAATTCCTGATCCGCGGCGGCTATGTCCGCCCGGTCTCCGCCGGGATCTATTCGCTGCTGCCGGTCGGCAAGCGGATCGTCGCGAAGATCGAGAAGATCATCCGCGAAGAGATGAACCGCGTCGACGGCCAGGAGGTCCTGATGCCGGTCGTGCTGCCCGCCGAGCTCTGGCAGGAGTCGGGCCGCTATGAATCGGTCGGTTCGGAGCTGCTGCGTTTCAAGGACCGCAACGACAAGCCGATGCTGCTTGCGATGACCCATGAAGAGGGCATCACCCATCTTGTCCGCACCGAGATCAACAGTTACAAGCAGCTGCCGGTCATGCTTTACCAGATCCAGACCAAATACCGCGACGAGGCGCGTCCGCGCGCCGGGCTGATCCGGGTCCGTGAATTCACGATGAAGGACGCCTACAGCTTCCACACCGACCAGGCGGATCTTGAGAAGTACTATGTCCGCTGCCACGAAGCTTATGTGCGGATCTTCCGCCGGCTCGGCATGAAGAACGTGCTGTCGATCGAGGCGAACTCCGGCATGATGGGCGGCAAGGTGTCGCACGAATTCATGGCGATCTGCGATTGCGGCGAGGATACGGTCATCACGAACTCCGACCATTCGTACCGCGCGAACCGCGAAATCGCGGTCGCGGCGTGGAAGTTCGACAAGGGCGAACCCCTGCCGCTCGAAAAGGTCCATACGCCCGGCGCCAAAACCATCGAGGAGGTGGCGGATTTTCTCGGTGTGAAAGCGGAGAACACCGGCAAGGCGGTCTTCTATCAGGACGCCCGCACCGGAGAACTCGTCTTCGTGCTGATCCGCGGCGACTTCGAAGTGAACGAAACCAAACTCGGCAACGCGGTGAGGATTCCGGAGCTGAAGTTCGCGGACGACGCGGCGATTCTCGCGGCCGGCGCGGTTCCGGGCTTTGCCAGTCCGGTCGGCATCGACGGGAAGAAGGTCCGAATCGTGATCGACCGCTCCGCCGCCGAATCCGGCAACCTCGTGGTCGGCGCGAACGAGACCGGTTACCACTATAAGAATTTCAACTTCGACCGGGACATGGCCGGAGCCGAGTGCCTGGTCGCCGACATCGCGACCGTGCGGGAAGGCGACCCCTGCCCGCTGACCGGCGAACCGCTGGTGTTCTCGCGCGGCATCGAAGTCGGCAACATCTTCCAGCTCGGCACGAAATACACCGAATCGATGCACTGCGAATACCTCGACCGCGACGGCAAGGCGCGGCCGATGGTCATGGGCTGCTACGGCATCGGCGTCGGCCGCGCGATGGCGGCGGTGATCGAGCAGTCGAGCGACGAATACGGCCCGATCTGGCCGCTGTCGATCGCGCCGTACCAGGTGCAGATCTGCGCCGTGAATCCGGGCAAAGACAACGTCGGAGAAGTGTGCGAAAAACTTTATGCCGACTTGCAAGCGGCCGGAATTGAAGTATTGTATGATGACCGCGGCGAAAAGGCCGGCTCGATGTTCAGCGACGCGGACCTGCTCGGAATCCCGTTCCGGCTGGTCGTCTCGCCGAAAACGCTGGCGGACGGGCAGGCGGAGTTCAAACTCCGCGGCAGCCGCGATGCGGAGCGGATCGCAGTCGAGGAGGCGATCCCCCTGCTGAAACGGAAAATCGAAGCAGAGAACGCAAAGTATCTCTGA
- the zupT gene encoding zinc transporter ZupT, producing MEIFAGSVWGAFLLTTLAGLATAAGAAAAFFTRRTNTRMLSVALGLSGGVMVYISFVELLAGANLSLREEFGGKTGAFLSMGAFFGGMLLAGIIDRLVPEPANPHETKSVEEMDKQNPPDYAKLHRAGIRFAAAIAIHKFPEGLAVFAASLSGLELGIPVALAMALHNIPEGIAVSVPVYYATGSRAKAFWYASLTGLADPAGALLGYLVLAPFLTSAVLEIIYAAVAGIMVFVTFDGLLPMAHKYGEEHWSLYGLVAGMFLMALGLAVV from the coding sequence ATGGAAATCTTCGCCGGATCGGTATGGGGCGCATTTCTTCTGACCACGCTGGCCGGGCTGGCCACGGCGGCAGGGGCGGCGGCGGCCTTTTTCACCCGGCGGACCAACACCCGCATGCTTTCCGTGGCGCTCGGCCTCTCGGGCGGCGTCATGGTCTACATTTCGTTCGTCGAGCTCCTGGCCGGGGCGAACCTTTCGCTGCGGGAGGAGTTCGGCGGCAAAACCGGCGCCTTTCTGTCGATGGGGGCGTTTTTCGGCGGCATGCTTCTGGCCGGCATCATCGACCGGCTTGTGCCGGAACCGGCGAACCCGCACGAAACCAAGTCCGTCGAGGAGATGGACAAACAGAATCCGCCCGACTACGCGAAGCTGCACCGCGCCGGAATCCGTTTTGCGGCCGCGATCGCAATTCACAAGTTCCCGGAAGGGCTGGCCGTTTTCGCGGCGAGCCTGAGCGGGCTTGAGCTCGGCATTCCGGTTGCGCTCGCCATGGCGCTGCACAATATCCCGGAGGGAATCGCTGTGTCGGTGCCGGTCTATTACGCGACCGGCAGCCGGGCCAAGGCGTTCTGGTACGCGAGTCTGACCGGCCTGGCCGACCCGGCCGGGGCGCTGCTCGGCTATCTGGTGCTCGCACCGTTCCTGACCTCGGCGGTGCTGGAGATCATCTACGCGGCAGTGGCCGGAATCATGGTTTTCGTGACCTTCGACGGCCTGCTGCCGATGGCGCACAAGTACGGGGAAGAGCATTGGTCGCTGTACGGGCTCGTCGCCGGAATGTTCCTGATGGCGCTCGGGCTCGCGGTGGTGTGA
- a CDS encoding aspartate kinase, protein MGQHTVEKIGGTSMTRFGELMENILIGSRRGAELYNRIFVVSAYGGITNLLLENKKTAEPGIYASFAAGDRIWENKLEETRNEMIRLNRSFEELGLDQTAADDFVNERMDGVKNCLRHLMQLRSFGHFHREDYLPAARELLSSIGEAHSAFNSTLILRERGVNAVFVDLSGWRDQDTDSMEETISGHLAGLDFASCMPIVTGYAKCKEGVMAKFDRGYSEITFSKLAVVTGAREGIIHKEFHLSTGDPKLIGADKVRTIGHTNYDIADQLADMAMEAIHPKASKAMELAGIPIRVANAFDPGNPGTLISRDYVAPTPRVDMICGRRDVLAIEVFDPEMVGEPGYDYNVLASFAKNKISYIAKNTNANTITHFVSEKSKNLDKCLKELKEHFHGAQISTREVAIVSVIGTNMKLPGFLHRAAKALAESKINVLALDQCIRQVNMQFIIDREDFETAQKALHRELVEHEQI, encoded by the coding sequence ATGGGACAGCATACCGTAGAAAAAATCGGCGGGACCTCGATGACCCGCTTCGGCGAGCTGATGGAGAATATCCTCATCGGCAGCCGCAGGGGAGCGGAGCTCTACAACCGCATCTTCGTGGTTTCCGCCTATGGCGGCATCACGAACCTTCTGCTTGAAAACAAGAAGACCGCCGAGCCGGGCATCTATGCGAGTTTCGCGGCCGGCGACCGGATCTGGGAGAACAAGCTCGAAGAGACCCGCAACGAAATGATCCGGCTGAACCGCTCGTTCGAAGAACTCGGGCTCGATCAGACAGCGGCGGACGACTTCGTCAACGAGCGCATGGACGGCGTCAAGAACTGCCTGCGTCACCTGATGCAGCTGCGCAGCTTCGGCCACTTCCACCGCGAGGACTACCTCCCGGCGGCGCGCGAACTCCTGAGTTCGATCGGCGAAGCGCACAGCGCGTTCAACTCCACGCTGATCCTGCGCGAACGCGGCGTGAACGCGGTCTTCGTCGATCTTTCCGGCTGGCGCGACCAGGACACCGACTCGATGGAGGAGACCATTTCCGGCCATCTCGCCGGTCTCGACTTCGCAAGCTGCATGCCGATCGTGACCGGCTATGCGAAGTGCAAGGAAGGAGTCATGGCCAAATTCGACCGCGGTTACAGTGAGATCACCTTCAGCAAGCTCGCAGTCGTGACCGGAGCGCGGGAGGGGATCATCCACAAGGAGTTCCACCTTTCGACCGGCGACCCGAAGCTGATCGGGGCGGACAAGGTCCGCACGATCGGCCATACGAACTACGATATCGCCGACCAGCTCGCCGACATGGCGATGGAGGCAATTCATCCGAAAGCATCGAAGGCGATGGAGCTGGCCGGAATTCCGATCCGGGTTGCGAATGCGTTCGATCCGGGTAATCCGGGGACCCTGATTTCGCGCGATTACGTCGCGCCGACACCGCGCGTCGATATGATCTGCGGCCGCCGCGACGTGCTCGCGATCGAAGTGTTCGACCCCGAAATGGTCGGCGAACCCGGCTACGACTACAACGTCCTCGCGAGTTTCGCAAAGAACAAGATCAGCTATATCGCCAAGAACACGAACGCGAACACCATCACGCACTTCGTGTCCGAGAAGTCGAAGAACCTCGACAAGTGCCTGAAGGAGCTGAAGGAGCATTTTCACGGAGCGCAGATTTCGACACGCGAGGTTGCGATCGTCAGTGTGATCGGCACGAACATGAAGCTGCCGGGGTTCCTGCATCGCGCCGCGAAGGCGCTGGCCGAGTCGAAGATCAACGTCCTCGCGCTCGACCAGTGCATCCGGCAGGTCAACATGCAGTTCATCATCGACCGGGAAGACTTCGAGACGGCGCAGAAGGCGCTTCACCGCGAACTCGTGGAGCACGAACAGATATAA
- a CDS encoding homoserine dehydrogenase translates to MKEVKVGIIGFGTVGAGVAENILKNSEVVAKRTGVKLVLTRIADLDITTDRGVAVPRELLTTDAAVAIRESDIVVELVGGTTIAKKFILEAISAGKHVVTANKALLALHGKEIFDAAEKAGVDVCYEASVAGGIPIIKALREGLVSNRISRIYGIMNGTCNYILTRMENEGADFHTVLADAQKLGYAEANPSLDIDGFDTAHKTSILASLAFGRWFGMDPVFVEGIRDLALDDLRYADELGYRIKLLAIIKSNNGKVQMRVHPTLIPKSTLLANISDVFNGVMVEGDAVGQTLFYGRGAGRSATASAVVADITDVALNIAAGSVRRIPAFRPGEQFEQVAAIDDISSRYYLRFMVKDCPGVLASITQILADRGISISSLIQHERYGADGAVPLVILTHKANEREVRNALGEIDTLSINQSPVKLMRIEDI, encoded by the coding sequence GTGAAAGAAGTAAAAGTCGGAATTATCGGATTCGGCACGGTCGGTGCCGGAGTCGCGGAAAACATTCTCAAGAACAGTGAAGTCGTTGCCAAGCGCACCGGCGTCAAACTCGTTCTGACCCGTATCGCCGATCTCGACATCACCACCGACCGGGGTGTCGCGGTGCCGCGGGAACTTCTGACCACCGATGCCGCCGTGGCGATCCGGGAGTCCGACATCGTCGTCGAACTCGTCGGCGGCACGACCATTGCGAAAAAATTCATTCTCGAGGCGATCAGCGCCGGCAAGCATGTCGTGACCGCCAATAAGGCGCTGCTCGCGCTGCACGGCAAAGAGATCTTCGACGCGGCCGAAAAAGCCGGCGTCGACGTCTGCTACGAAGCGAGCGTCGCGGGCGGAATCCCGATCATCAAGGCGCTTCGCGAGGGCCTGGTCTCGAACCGCATCAGCCGGATTTACGGCATCATGAACGGCACCTGCAACTACATCCTGACCCGAATGGAAAACGAGGGGGCCGACTTCCATACCGTGCTGGCCGACGCGCAGAAGCTCGGTTATGCCGAAGCGAATCCGTCGCTCGACATCGACGGATTCGACACGGCGCACAAAACCTCGATCCTCGCGTCTCTGGCCTTCGGCCGCTGGTTCGGCATGGACCCGGTCTTCGTCGAAGGCATCCGCGATCTCGCGCTGGACGACTTGCGCTATGCGGACGAACTCGGTTACCGGATCAAGCTGCTTGCGATCATCAAGTCGAACAACGGCAAGGTCCAGATGCGCGTCCACCCGACGCTGATCCCGAAAAGCACGCTGCTGGCGAATATTTCAGACGTGTTCAACGGCGTGATGGTCGAAGGCGACGCCGTCGGCCAGACGCTCTTCTACGGGCGCGGCGCCGGTCGCAGCGCGACGGCGAGCGCCGTCGTCGCCGACATCACCGACGTGGCGCTCAACATCGCGGCCGGTTCGGTCCGCCGGATTCCGGCCTTCCGCCCCGGCGAACAGTTCGAGCAGGTTGCCGCGATCGACGACATCTCGTCGCGCTACTACCTGCGTTTCATGGTCAAGGACTGCCCGGGCGTGCTCGCGTCGATCACGCAGATCCTCGCGGACCGCGGCATCAGCATCTCGAGCCTGATCCAGCACGAACGCTACGGCGCCGACGGCGCGGTTCCGCTCGTCATCCTGACCCACAAGGCCAACGAGCGGGAAGTCAGGAACGCGCTCGGCGAAATCGATACGCTCTCGATCAACCAGTCTCCGGTCAAGCTCATGCGGATCGAAGACATTTAA
- a CDS encoding sialidase family protein produces MEHTDRIEFAYPATLMFKADDRFLFGREPTPRRMPDGSIVSLVYTGGTKEPHPDNVAAVIRSTDDGASWSKPELLFKHPFRCTWGTELFTETSRPFAVFQTFCHETTYAELRAFMTFTDDNGKSWTNPVSIPGVPPNFSVRQGKVLSDGSWLFPVYWLEQRSDWTACNAPDAFYTSGVIRSTDGGKTFSLHGAVATPGHAWEPEVTELEPGHLKMFVRYEHADAVLWESDSFDYGRSWSTARPSAIPNPGTKFVIYKIRGRHVLVNNVCTPERRERDVLELWISNDNCANWSKKLPLARLNKENPNTWDGFWDGGEALPQAAYPHGFADDGEEKLYLAIDSVRKFFFLKVPYSDLL; encoded by the coding sequence ATGGAACACACCGACCGGATCGAATTCGCCTACCCCGCCACGCTCATGTTCAAAGCCGACGATCGTTTTCTGTTCGGCCGCGAACCGACGCCGCGCCGCATGCCGGACGGTTCGATCGTCTCGCTCGTCTACACAGGCGGCACGAAGGAGCCGCATCCGGACAACGTGGCGGCCGTGATCCGCAGCACTGACGACGGCGCGAGCTGGTCGAAACCGGAACTCCTGTTCAAACATCCGTTCCGCTGCACCTGGGGGACCGAACTTTTCACGGAAACCTCCCGGCCGTTCGCGGTCTTCCAGACCTTCTGCCATGAAACGACCTACGCCGAACTGCGCGCCTTCATGACCTTCACGGACGACAACGGAAAAAGCTGGACGAATCCGGTTTCAATACCGGGAGTACCGCCGAATTTCTCGGTCCGGCAGGGGAAGGTCCTGAGCGACGGCAGCTGGCTCTTTCCGGTTTACTGGCTCGAACAGCGGTCGGATTGGACAGCCTGTAACGCGCCCGATGCGTTCTATACCTCCGGAGTAATCCGTTCGACCGACGGCGGAAAAACGTTTTCCCTGCACGGCGCGGTCGCCACTCCCGGCCATGCGTGGGAACCGGAAGTGACCGAGCTTGAGCCGGGACACCTGAAAATGTTCGTCCGCTACGAACACGCGGATGCCGTCCTCTGGGAGAGTGACAGTTTCGACTACGGACGAAGCTGGAGCACCGCGCGGCCTTCCGCGATTCCGAATCCCGGCACAAAATTCGTGATTTACAAAATCCGCGGCCGCCACGTGCTTGTCAACAATGTCTGCACGCCTGAGCGGAGGGAACGCGACGTGCTGGAGTTGTGGATCAGCAACGACAATTGCGCGAACTGGTCGAAGAAGCTGCCGCTGGCCCGGCTGAACAAAGAGAATCCGAACACATGGGACGGCTTCTGGGACGGCGGTGAGGCGTTGCCTCAGGCGGCCTATCCGCACGGCTTTGCTGATGACGGGGAGGAGAAACTGTACCTGGCGATCGATTCGGTCCGGAAATTTTTCTTCCTCAAGGTTCCGTATTCGGACCTGCTGTAA
- a CDS encoding AraC family transcriptional regulator — translation MNEFGDERKLKLEGLLDPETAETAARIILDAEPIVLGITFWNCFRPWDVPERRICDNFFFLTVSGEERVTVNGEERILRRGDAMIVPEFIPHSFGLADGCGASQHFIAHALTGDVAGANPFGCFASPFLHPEHTEAVLTRLETIVAVRNTSPDAAQSAMKQLFKELMLEEARAGRFRFSVPRRNDGRIALALAYINANFAGSIAVADIAAHVRLGEVQFRKLFRREVGMSPAACLQRTRLVHAARLLARYDLPLAEVAEQSGFSNECYFSTAFRAAFARTPGQYRRYIRGR, via the coding sequence ATGAATGAATTCGGCGACGAACGCAAGCTGAAGCTCGAAGGGCTGCTTGATCCGGAGACGGCGGAGACGGCCGCGCGGATCATTCTCGATGCGGAACCGATCGTGCTCGGCATCACCTTCTGGAACTGTTTCCGGCCGTGGGACGTTCCGGAGAGGCGGATCTGCGACAACTTTTTCTTCCTGACCGTTTCGGGGGAGGAACGCGTGACGGTGAACGGAGAGGAACGGATTCTGCGCCGCGGGGATGCGATGATCGTGCCTGAATTCATCCCGCACTCATTCGGACTTGCCGACGGCTGCGGCGCGTCGCAGCATTTCATCGCCCACGCGCTGACCGGGGATGTCGCCGGGGCGAATCCGTTCGGCTGTTTCGCTTCGCCCTTCCTGCATCCGGAGCACACGGAGGCCGTGCTGACGCGGCTGGAAACGATCGTCGCCGTACGCAACACATCGCCCGATGCCGCGCAAAGCGCGATGAAACAGCTGTTCAAGGAACTGATGCTCGAGGAGGCGCGGGCGGGACGCTTCCGCTTTTCGGTTCCGCGGCGGAACGACGGGCGCATTGCGTTGGCCCTTGCGTACATCAACGCGAATTTCGCAGGCAGCATCGCGGTTGCCGACATCGCGGCGCATGTCCGGCTCGGCGAAGTGCAGTTCCGCAAACTTTTCCGGCGCGAAGTCGGCATGAGCCCGGCCGCCTGCCTGCAGCGGACCCGGCTGGTTCACGCCGCCCGGCTGCTGGCACGGTACGACCTGCCGCTCGCCGAGGTGGCGGAACAGTCCGGATTCTCGAACGAGTGCTACTTTTCGACTGCTTTCCGCGCCGCCTTTGCACGCACGCCCGGGCAGTATCGCCGCTATATCCGCGGCCGCTGA